In Mobula hypostoma chromosome 10, sMobHyp1.1, whole genome shotgun sequence, a single genomic region encodes these proteins:
- the LOC134353227 gene encoding uncharacterized protein LOC134353227 isoform X1 — protein sequence MLEELSRSGSIYGGPFSLQAAKVLHLPIHPLPPLHSGRMRCSSSITLLLLWPKRDHQDQAWGREVRGRLQNKGVHCTCDLRPGRHGRVTRGNSRVQSPILEGDSTFFPCDCVGFLRVLQFAPKVQNRTGCRSHRSVIAAEIPVLVGCALEAGSEPRRGS from the exons atgctggaggaactcagcaggtcgggcagcatctatggagggcccTTCTCactgcaagcggccaaagtgttacacctgcccattcaccccctccctcctctccactcTGGTCGAATGCGATGCTCGTCCTCCATCACTCTGCTGCTGCTCTGGCCAAAGAGAGATCATCAAGACCAAGCTTGGGGCCGGGAGGTTCGAG GTAGACTACAAAACAAAGGCGTTCACTGTACGTGTGACCTAAGACCTGGGCGCCACGGCAGGGTGACTCGAGggaattccagagttcagagtccaATTCTGGAAGGAGATTCGACGTTCTTCCCGtgcgactgtgtgggtttcctccgggtgctccagtttgctcccaaaGTTCAAAaccgtaccggttg cAGATCCCATCGCTCTGTGATAGCAGCTGAAATCCCCGTTCTGGTTGGATGTGCTCTGGAGGCCGGTTCTGAGCCAAGGCGAGGTTCCTAA